CGGAGGCCGCCGCCGGAGCCGCCGCGGGTGCGGGGGCGGGCGCGGCGGCGTGCACCACCTGCGCGGGGGCCGCCGCGGCGCTCACGGGCGCGGGGGGCGGGGTCTTGTGGATGCGGATGCGGGTTCCGCCGCGGGCGATCTCCAGGGAGTCGATCCCGCTGTCGTCCACCGCGCTGATGAGGCCGCGGAGAAAGTCGAGGTCGATCATTTCGCGCGCTCGATGTACTTGTCTTCGCGCCGGTCGACGCGAATGAGGTCGCCCTCGTTGAGGAAGAGAGGCACCTGCACCACGGCGCCGGTCTCCAGCGTGGCGGGCTTGGTGCCCCCGGTGGCGGTGTCGCCGCGCACGCCCGGGTCGGTCTGCGTGACCTGCAGCGTGACGAAGAACGGCAGCTCCACGGCGATCACGCTCTCGCCGTGCACCAGCCCGTCGCACTCCATCCCTTCCTTGAGGTACTTCAGCTGGTCCTCGCCGATCACCGCGGCCGCGAG
Above is a genomic segment from Longimicrobium sp. containing:
- the efp gene encoding elongation factor P; its protein translation is MATTADFRNGMVISMDGVLWSILWFQHHKPGKGNTVVRSKLKNVLTGNVLEKTFRAGERIDEVRLEHRPIQYSYNDGEFYYFMDQQTYDQIPLAAAVIGEDQLKYLKEGMECDGLVHGESVIAVELPFFVTLQVTQTDPGVRGDTATGGTKPATLETGAVVQVPLFLNEGDLIRVDRREDKYIERAK